From Salarias fasciatus chromosome 5, fSalaFa1.1, whole genome shotgun sequence, a single genomic window includes:
- the LOC115389029 gene encoding twinfilin-2-like isoform X3 — translation MSHQTGINATSELKEFLARARGGAIRIMKIVIRNEELVLDSCSEPTQSWDKDYDQFLLPLLAPQEPCYILYRLDSQNAQGYEWIFIAWSPDQSPVRQKMVYAATRATLKKEFGGGYIKDELFGTVEDDLCLQGYLRHKSSCSSPAPLTAAEQELQRIRVTEDERRRIATPTARTRVTMEFGLDKRAQTLQGLAFPLQEEAKRALQQLKQKRINYIQLRLDVEKETIELVHTTPTETHELPFRIPTDSPRYHFFVFKHSHQGQLQEALVFIYSMPGYSCSIKERMLYSSCKNRLLEEVERDYQLEVTKKMEIDNGDGLTEEFLYEEVHPMEHTLKQAFAKPRGPGGKRGNKRLIKGAGENGEEN, via the exons ATGTCCCACCAAACTGGAATCAACG CTACATCTGAGCTGAAAGAGTTCCTGGCCCGGGCGAGGGGAGGTGCCATCAGAATCATGAAGATCGTCATCAGAAATG AGGAGCTGGTGCTGGATTCGTGCAGCGAGCCCACACAGAGCTGGGACAAGGATTACGACCAGTTCCTGCTCCCTCTGCTCGCCCCTCAGGAGCCCTGCTACATCCTCTACCGGCTGGACTCCCAGAATGCACAGGGATACGAGTGGATCTTCATCGCTTGGTCCCCAGATCAGTCACCA gtcAGGCAGAAGATGGTGTACGCAGCGACCCGTGCCACACTGAAGAAGGAGTTTGGAGGAGGGTACATCAAAGACGAGCTGTTCGGCACGGTGGAG GACGACCTGTGCCTCCAGGGATACCTGCGACACaagtcctcctgctcctcgccGGCTCCTCTCACGGCGGCCGAGCAGGAGCTACAACGAATCAGAGTCACAGAG GATGAACGCAGACGAATTGCGACCCCAACAGCACGAACCAGG GTCACCATGGAGTTCGGCTTAGATAAGAGGGCTCAGACTCTCCAGGGTCTGGCGTTCCCTTTACAAGAGGAGGCCAAGCGAGCTCTGCAGCAACTCAAGCAGAAGCGCATCAACTACATACAGCTG AGGCTGGACGTGGAGAAAGAAACCATTGAGCTGGTTCACACCACACCTACAGAAACCCACGAGCTTCCCTTCAGGATTCCCACCGATTCGCCGAGATACCACTTCTTCGTCTTCAAACACTCCCACCAGGGCCAGCTGCAGGAAGCGCTGG TGTTTATATATTCGATGCCTGGGTACAGCTGCAGTATCAAAGAGCGGATGCTGTACTCCAGCTGTAAGAACCGTCtactggaggaggtggagagggacTACCAGCTGGAGGTCACCAAAAAG atggaGATTGACAATGGAGACGGACTGACAGAAGAGTTCCTGTATGAGGAGGTCCACCCGATGGAGCACACCTTGAAGCAGGCGTTCGCCAAGCCGCGGGGACCAGGAGGGAAGAGGGGCAACAAGCGCCTCATCAAGGGCGCAGGAGAGAACGGAGAGGAAAACTAG